The sequence TGCGCGACAAAGTGCTCAAAGATTGGTACCAGCGCAGTGGTAAGGTCAAACTTTGGCTTGATTACACTAAAATTGATCACAGCACTAAAAGTGCGCTTGGTTTACCTGAGGTGAAGAGTGTTGGCGTGTTTGCTGAGCGCGCTTTGCAACGTTTCGCTGACATCAATGCGCGGGTTGATCCGATTAATCGCTGCTTTACTGCATTTTGTCACCGCGAAGGGCTCAGCCGTGATGCCGCTGCTGTTGAACAGGCGTTATCACGCTTAAGTAACCGCCCAGCAGCAGGCTTTAAGGCGATCAATTTCTTGCCTGAGGCGAGCATGCTGCGTGTTGAGTTCAGTAACGGTGAACGTGAAGTGTACAGCCTGTTACGTGACCGCGCGCACAGCAATGTGGCCTTTATGCTGGGTGAGCAATACCGTTATCAGCCGGGGTTGGATACTTTAACTGTCTACCCTGAGGTGCTCAGCAGTTACCCCAACTTTATCTTTAATGTCAAAGCCGAAGCTGTACCGGCTTTTGTCATGGCACTGCAGCAGGTCAGTGATGAAAAAAGTTTTCGTAAGGTGGTTGAACACTGGGGTATTCGCCGCACGCACCCAGAGTTTTGGCAGTACTTTCATGACCTAACTGAGCATATTCGTGAGCGCGAACCGCTTGAGGCAGGTGTGCTGGATATGAACCGTTATGAGAATTTATAATGCGGGCTGATAGCAATGTATGACATTGCAGCTGTACGTTATAAGCCCCTGCTTAGCACATCATATTAAGTCGGGGCTTATAGTAGAGTGGTCAACGTTATTGCTGATTAACACCGTTGTTGATCAAAGCTATTGCTCATCAAAAAAGCGTTCGTGCCACTCCACTAACGGTACCGGTACATTAAGCTTCTCACCGTAGATCACCGAATAGGTCAGTACGTTTTGTACATATAGACGAGTTTCATCAAAGGGAATGCTTTCCACCCAAACATCATAGGGTAAGTGCTTGGCATCACGCAGCCACTGGCGCACACGGCCGGGGCCAGCGTTGTAGGCGGCAGACGCCAAGACACGGTTACCTTTAAACTGCCCTAGCACTTGGCTTAAGTAGGCGGTGCCCAATTGAATGTTGGTTGATGGATTCACTGCGCTGCGTGGATTGGCTAAAGGGATACCATAGCGCTGCGCTGTTTCTTTGGCGGTAGCTGGCATCAATTGCATTAAGCCCATTGCACCCACATGGGATTTAGCTTGAACCATAAAAGCGCTTTCTTGGCGCGTTACCGCAAAAGCCCAACTGGAATGGATGCCACGGGTTTTTGACTCTGCAACAAAGTTTTGTTGGTGCGCCATGGGGAAGCGTATTTCGAGATCATCCCAATATTGTGCCTTGGTGATGGTGCGAATGGCTGGAAAATACCAGCCCATGTCATAGGCGATACGGGCTTGCGCGACCAGCTCATCACGGCTTAAAAAGTTACTTAGGTGATACCATTCGCGATGTGCCTCAGTGATCTCGTCACGCGCATTAAACTCCAAAGCCCGCTGTAAACCGGCGGCGTTACGTACTTTTTGTATGGTTTTAGGCTGCAGCTGTAAAGCCTGGTGCTTTAGATGGTAGGGCTGCTCACTGCGGTCAGCAGCCATAAAGCCATAAAAGTCGCGCTCACGTGCTAAAGGCTGGTACATCAGTAAAGGTTGCTGGCTGTTGGGTTGCGCCAGTTGCAAACTGCGCGCCTGCCAGTAGCGCCAACGGTTAGTGCTGCTCAACTCTTCGGGCAATTGACGGGTTAGCTGGTAGGCTTCATTCCAGCGCCCTAAGCGCAGTAATAAACGTGCGCGCCATTCAGTTAAATTAGTGTTTTTAAGCTGCGGATCGTATTTTTGCATGACTGCTAAGGCGCGCGGATCAAAGCGCTTGGCTAAACGTAAGCCAATATCATTGGCCAGCGCCAGTTGATCATCAGCGCTGAAGTTGATGCCTTTAGCATAATGCTCAAGCAAGCGCAGGCTGGTGTCTAAATCTTCTCTAGCGAGTTTGCGTAGGCCCAGGGCAATCACTGCTGCGCTGATGTTGTCGCGAGCAGTAAAGCGTTCGGTTTGCTTGAGCAGGCTTGGCTTTTTCGCCACGTCAATCAGCAGCTTGCCTTTTTCTTGTTGGCTGCTCAGCAGCGTGACTAAGTATTGTGCTACACCGTAGTTGCCAGCATCGGTTGCCAGCATCAGGCGTTGCCAGATTTTATCTTCGCTCATGTGTCCGGCAGCGCGCCAGCTAGCAAATAGGGGGTCGCAGGCATTGGGCTGTGATTGCGCGCTGAGCCACAGTTTTTCAGCACTGGCGTATGCGCCAGGAGCTTGGCCGTGTTGCAATTGGTAGTGAGCAAAATGGCAATCCAGCTCAGTGAAGTTCAAGTCTGGGCTGTAATACTTTAAAAATAACGACCAATGCTGACGCTCGCTGAGTAGGCGTAGCCAGCGCAGTTTCATCCACCTGATATGCGGTAGATCACCGTGCTCAAGTAGAAATTTCTCAATATCATCGCTGCTTGCAGTTTTTAAGCGTTGAGTGAGCTCGTCATAGGCCAGGTAAGGCGTCAACGGATAGTCACGCAGTGCTGAGCGGTTATTTAAATACACTGAAGCATCGTTTTTGCTCAGTGCTAGCTTTGCTTGATTATAGAGCGTGCGCTGTTGTTGCAAGGTGGCGGCGCTGGCCATTGATACGCTATGGCCGAGAGCGACAAACAAAATAAGTGGTAATAGATATCGACTGCGCATAAAAAACCCTGAAAAAAATGCCCAGTAATACGCCAATAGACAACAGGTCCAGAGACGAAGGCAGCATAGCTTAGCTGCTTGTGTACAGCGGTGATAGGGGGGAGCGGGCTGCTAAATGCAGATATCCAACGAATCCTAGCGTGAAGCTGTACAATACCTCGCAGATTTTAGGAGAACGACAATGACTTTGCTCAAATTAACTCAAGTATCACTTGCCTACGGTGCGACACCTCTTTTGGAAGGGGTGTCATGGCAGATTGCGCGCGGCGAGCGCGTGTGCATCATTGGCCGCAATGGTACGGGCAAGTCAAGTATGTTGCACTTGGTTAAAGGTGC comes from Pseudomonas sp. C27(2019) and encodes:
- a CDS encoding transglycosylase SLT domain-containing protein, translating into MRSRYLLPLILFVALGHSVSMASAATLQQQRTLYNQAKLALSKNDASVYLNNRSALRDYPLTPYLAYDELTQRLKTASSDDIEKFLLEHGDLPHIRWMKLRWLRLLSERQHWSLFLKYYSPDLNFTELDCHFAHYQLQHGQAPGAYASAEKLWLSAQSQPNACDPLFASWRAAGHMSEDKIWQRLMLATDAGNYGVAQYLVTLLSSQQEKGKLLIDVAKKPSLLKQTERFTARDNISAAVIALGLRKLAREDLDTSLRLLEHYAKGINFSADDQLALANDIGLRLAKRFDPRALAVMQKYDPQLKNTNLTEWRARLLLRLGRWNEAYQLTRQLPEELSSTNRWRYWQARSLQLAQPNSQQPLLMYQPLARERDFYGFMAADRSEQPYHLKHQALQLQPKTIQKVRNAAGLQRALEFNARDEITEAHREWYHLSNFLSRDELVAQARIAYDMGWYFPAIRTITKAQYWDDLEIRFPMAHQQNFVAESKTRGIHSSWAFAVTRQESAFMVQAKSHVGAMGLMQLMPATAKETAQRYGIPLANPRSAVNPSTNIQLGTAYLSQVLGQFKGNRVLASAAYNAGPGRVRQWLRDAKHLPYDVWVESIPFDETRLYVQNVLTYSVIYGEKLNVPVPLVEWHERFFDEQ